DNA from Thermococcus argininiproducens:
TGAAGACCTTAGGGCCTGAGCCTACTCCCCTTTAGTTCCTTTTTTCCTAAGTTCCTCTTCGTAAATAGTCCAAAGAGCTATTAAAACTGCAGGGATCCCATGTTCTGTTGCAAACGTCATGTATGGAGCCAAGTCAAGCACATAGTCAGCATACTTAAAAAGGCCTCTTGGAATACCTTCTCTTGACCCTATGAAAATAACAACTTCCTTAGCATAATACAAATCCTTCGCAAGATTTTCCTTCACTTCAGGAATAGTATTCCCTTTGGGGTCTGTTATTATAAGAAGCCGTTTGCTCCTTCTTTTATCTCTTATAACTTGATAAAGATCCCAAACACTAATTGGGACTTTCTCAACTTTCCAAGGATAAGCTTCCTTCTGAATTTGATACCTCGACTCTTGGCCTGTTCTAATACCTTTTATAAATTCCATCAATTCATAGGCATTCATTTTTTCTTTAGGTGCAATTATTAGCTCTTTAACTTCAAAAGCCTGAACAGCCCTCCCAATTTTTTCACCAAAGTTTTTACATGCCTTATAGTCTCCCCAATAGGGCATTTGCACTATAGTAACCTTCTTGAACAGCTTTCTTGCATTAATCTTTTCAGGAGTGAATTTCTTCCACTCTTCTTTTCCAGCAATGGAAATGTAAGCTCTCTCACCTATAATCTCTACAAGAACTGTCTTGTCCGGAAAAGATAGATCAACCGTAGCGTTCGTAAGTTCTCTAATTTTTCCACCAAGAGTAATATTCACATCTATACTTGAGAACTCATGTTTTCCTCTTCTTTTTGTTTTTACTGCAAAGGTTTCTTCTTCACGTATATGCTTAGCGATTTCTTCAGCTACACTTACTATCGCATCAAGAGTTGCTGGAACTTCAAAAAGAATTGGAATAACCCTTTCAATCTCAGGAATTTCAAAAAACTTTTCTTCGGCCTTTGGGTCTTTAGTATCAACAAGAACTAAACCCGAATAACCTTGAGGAGTTACCCATATTTCAGTCTCATCAAGAAGATCTTTAATATAATTTGCAGCTACTGCTTCCATGTCTTTTTGAGTTTTAATCAAAAATTTCATAGATCCCACCAAAAAGCTAAGAGAAAAGAAAAATAGTCATGCTTCTGGTTCAGCAAGAACCTTTATCTTTCTTATCTCAGCTCTTTTAAGTGGATAGATTTTCTTTGCTTCTCTTGCCAATTCAGCACCCATCCTACCAGTAACTGCTTCTAAGATAAATTCAGTAAAGTTAAGTTCCTCAGCCTTTTTGCGGATTATACTCTCCATAATGTCTCTAATTGCCCTTTCCTGACTGGTTTGAATTCTTCTTATGGCAATGACCATCCCCATGACTCTGAGTTTGTACCCATCCTTAGTGGTGACATTGAAGATTCCATCTATTCTTGTAGTTCTTCTTCTTACAAGGCTCCTTATATAGCTTCTAGAAAGTTTGTGTCCCTTGAACTTGGTGTATGCATTCTGACCCTTAACATCATGTATTTGGAAGTAAAGCTTAACATGACCCTTTGTGAAGTCTCCTGTCACGTCTTTCAATGTAGTTTCAATAACCCTACCTTTAACCTTTTCAGGATCCGCTGCAGGAGTGAGTCCTATTTCAACGTTTCCAAAAAATTCTGGAGCGTATACTATATACCAGTCCTTAAGCTTCCACTTATCCTTTGCGGCAGCAGCTCTCTTTCTTGGATTAATTCTTGGCATCTTAACACCTCCAATTCACTTCTTTATGACATCCTCAGCGATCTTGATTGAAAATACCAAATCATCCAGCGCCACTATCAAGCTTTCAATCTCACCAAGGTATTTAACTTTTGTTATGACTCTACCATCTTTCCAGTAAGTTTTAAATTTAAAGTTTTCTGGTAAATCCAAATTATCAACATCAACTGCCTCAGCTATAGCTCGGGCTACATTCTCATTTTCGTATTCCCATACTATCTCAGCCCTAGCACTAATTTTCATTCTTTTCACCACGTGAATTCTGCTCTCCAAGAAGCTTATCTATAAGCTCCGTAAACTCATCAAGTCTATCTTTTGGTATCCTTATCCCTGCTGCTATAGCATGGCCTCCGCCTTCTCCTCCAAGCACTTCTGCAGCTTTTCTTAGGGCTTCTCCAAGATCATACCCCTTTTCAATGCCCTTCTTTGTGGTTCTAGCAGATCCCTTAATAAGCCCATCTTCTTCACTATCTGCTAAAACTATCACCGGTTTTTCCGCTCTAGCTAACTGAGCATTTATTGCCATGGTGGCTGCTATCCCAACCATAGTGTCTTTAATGTTCTTTCCAGCGTAAAAAACATAAGCATGATCTTTCTCAATTGCACTGTTCCAATTTTGAATAAGGTATCGTCTCATCTCTATTTGTTCTCTTTTATACTCATCTACAAGTTTTAAAGCGTCTTTGAATGCTTTTTCGTCTCCTAAGCATATAGCAACACCAAGCGTGCCCATGTTAAGTCTCCCCGTTGCATTTAGTAGTGTGGCAAATTCTCTTGCTTCGTGCCGTGGATCCCCTTCGGGATATTTTTTAATAAGGATTACATCCCCTATGAGCCTGTCGATATCCTCTTTAGAAGCGTTGTTTTTAATTAGATGGATAACTAGTACATCATGAAGTCTCCTTTTCTCTTCCTCTTTAAGTTGCCAGTAATTCATATCTGGATCAAATCCCTTGCTTCGGAGGAACTCTATAGCATTCCTTATATCCCCTGTTATCCCCGGAAGTTCTGGATTTGACGCATAAGCGAGCATTTGAGATAATGTTCTTGTTTCTCTTCCAAAAAGCCTTATCTCCTTCTGTACTTCTATAAGATCGAGTTCTTTTGCATCCTCTATTATCTCAATATTCATCCCATGAAACTGACCATCCACTTCTTGCATATCTCCAACTGCACCAACTAAGGCTAAGTAGCTCAAGTCCCCGTTCTTTTCATTTAATGCCTTAGCAATGAAGTAAGCAACGCCCGAGCCACTCAAATCCCTAACACTATCCGCCCCAAATTGTGTAGGATTCACGAGAACATGATTCTCCTGCTCAATCTCTCCATCTTCAGGGGGATGATGATCAGCTATCACTACTGTGGCATCCGCTAGATACTTCTCAATTAGACTTATAGACCCACTTCCCAAGTCGCTGAAAACGTATATCTTTTGATTCTCTTCAGCCAGCTCTTTAATTATGTCTTCACTGAGTTGTTTTACAATGCTGAGGTGAAAATTAGTGCCTTCCCTTGCTATAGCTTTTGCTAGGATCGCTCCCGCAGTAATACCATCTGCATCTCTATGAGAAATTATACGTATAGTATGCCCTAGCTCAATGTGCATTTTTATTAATTCTGCCCCTTCTCTAACCTTATCTAAGAACGCATTTTTATCCATTATATCACCTTAATAATAAAAAGGTGAAAAATCAGCGGACAAGCAACTTTGCCTGTTCTGGATCGTATCTCCACTTGGCTGGTAACTTTCCAGTTCTTCTGTAGTACTTAACAAGTCTCCTGATTTTGCTTTCTGTGAGTTGAAGTCCTCTTCTTGAGTGAAGATCCTTAGGGTGCTGTTCTAGGTGCTTCCTTAACTTAACTGCTTTCCTGATAAGGAACATCAAGTCTTCTGGTAACTCCGGTGCGAGACCATTTTCATCGAGAATCTGAGTTATCTTCTTTCCAGTGATAAGCCTAACACTGGGTATTCCATACTGGTCCCTCAAAATAGTACCAATCATAGCAGCACTGTAACCTTCTTTTCTAAGTTTGATAACAAGATTCTCAACCTCTTCAGCAGTGTATTCCACCCAAGTAGGTGGAGCAGTCCTCGGTGGTTTTTTTGATCCAGATTTTCCTCTCTTTCTTGCATGCAACCGTGCCATTTACAACACCTCCCGGTGACGGCCAGCTCTAGCCAGCCGTCCCTTATAAGATTGCCAATAGTGGATGATGAACTACCCCACCCTGAGAGCCGGGGCTTCGTGAGAGTTCATTCGACATCCCCTTTGCCGGTAGCCTCACTCTCACCGGCCGGTTCACGCGGCCATTACCGGCTATCCCCCAACGGGAGAATCGCCGGCTACCTTTCCAAGTATAATCCCGCTGGTGTAAGTATTTAAATCTTTCGGGCTTTCATTCCCACCCTTTTGGGAGGAGTCTTCCCGCCCAAGTATGATAAAAGGACTTTAAAAAGTTTGCCCTTAATCCCTTTTTCATCTGCCCTTTTCAATTTGTTAAAAACGAGCAAGGATACTATTTCCATTCGAAATTCTTATTAACACTAAAAGCAAAGATAGTATTTGAAGCGGAGGGGGAAATTAATGAGAATTGAAATCAAGCTTAAACCAGAAAATAAGAATCTTATAGTTCCCTTCAACTACAATGATGAAATTCATAACCAATTGCTTGAAAAGATATTCCTTGCAGCGCCAGATTTAGCTGAAATATTGCAAACAGAGTACAAGGACTATTTTACCTTCTCCAGGATAATGATTAGAGAAAGAGAAATTATCCCAGAAGAGGGCATTAAAGTCCTCTCAGATGACGTGTCTCTCTATATATCCTCCTCACTTACCGAAATCATAAAGGCAATTGCAGAAGGGTTTGTCTCAAATCCTATTCTCAAGGTAGGTAATGCTACCTTTTCGATGGTCAATATTGAAATACTCAGAGAGCCACAGATATCCGAAGGCACGCTATTCTCGACACTAAGCCCCATTGTTGTTAGAACTGCCAAATTTGAAGATAATAAAGTAAAGATCTGGGATTTATACCCTAACAGTCCCGGATTTCAGGATAAACTTAGAAAGATTATGCTCACAAAATTCTCAGAAATATATGGAAAACTCCCAGAGGATACCGATTTTCACATAGATGTCATAAAATTCAAGCCAGTACGAATAAAAGTGGGCAAAACATACTATAGAGGATCACTGATGGTCTTTAGGTACTACGGTTCAAAGGAGATAGCAAAATTTGGATACGAAAATGGGTTCGGGGATAAAACCAGTTATGGTTTTGGTATGGTCAAAGTGATTGAAGAAGAAGAGCAATAATGCCTAGAAAAGTTTCTATTGTCCATACTATTGCAACAAGTTGATATTCCTTCACTTTTTTCATTCTCATTATAAGGCCTAAAAAAGTTAGATAGGGAGGAGCTTTAAGTGTACCATCTTTCTGAACCTCTGTTTTACCTAGAGGTCTACCTTTAAATCGTATCTTTGTCTTAAGGAGAAAGTCTACAAAATGTGGAAGGAGAAGAATTGCCACAAAGAGCTCAACTTTTCCCAAAATCCCTACAATTCCTATTAGTGCCCCCAGAGACAAAGTACCTGTGTCACCTGGGAAAATCTTTGCTGGATATTTGTTCCACCATAAAAATCCTAACCCAACCGCTGCCCCTGTAAAAGCCAAAACCTGTGCACTCCCAGATGTCATTAACCCTAAAAAGAAAAGGGCTATTGTTGAAGTTCCAACTTCTAATCCATTAAAACCTGCTAATAGATTCACCAAGTTTGCGGCTCCAGTTATAAAAAGAACAGAAAAAATGTAATAAAGCACGCCAAGTTCGATCGAGAATAATAACAAATCTACGTTGGTGCTTAAGGGTAAAGAGAACACTAGGAGAGATGCTAATAACGAAAGCACAACTTTATGTGATTGTTTCAATCGGGTTATGTCATCAAGTATACCAATAATTCCAAAGAGCACGAAAATTAAGATGGCCTTACCTATTGTTTCATTTAAAATTATGAGCAAACTTAGGGGAAGTGAAATCAAAAAGACTATTCCCCCCATCTCTGGTATTTCAGGTTTATCCAATTTATGAATGTCTCTACCTAAAATGCCCGCTTCTCTCATTAGTGAAGCAATATATGGTGTGAGGATCAAGGAAAGGAAAATTCCAACAACCGCCGTTATCATTATAATCCCTCACGCTAAATTGGGGAATAGATTAATAACTTTTCCGATGCTATCTAATAAAGGTCGGTGGAGAAGATGGATATCCAACTGGTGGTCTTTGATCTCGATGGAACACTCATAGGTGCCCCAATGGACTTCAAAGAAATAAAAGAGAGACTACGAAATAAATTGCTAGAAGAAGGGATTCCAAAAGAGCTGATAGGCAATTTAACTCCCATGTATGAGACACTAATTCGTATCTCCCAAAAGACTGGGATAGATTTTGAATATCTACATTCATTTCTTGTGGAACTTGAAATCGAAAGGGCTAAAGAGAGTTACTTATTCGAGGGGACAAGAAAACTCCTCGAATTTTTAAGAGATAATGGAATAAAACTAGCCCTAATGACAAGAAGTTCTCGCAAAGCCACTGAATTCACTCTGAAAAAACATGAAATTATGAATCTCTTCGACCTCATAGTAACACGAGATGACGTTCCTTGGAAGGAAGTAAAACCAAATAATGGACACCTACAGGCCATTTTAGATCACTTTAAAATCCCCTCTACAAAAACTGTGGTGGTAGGGGATCATGGATACGACTTGATTCCTGCAAAAGCCCTAGGAACTTTAAGTGTTCTTGTAACATCTAATGAAAGTGGCAGAATGAGTTTTCAAATAGATGAAAAAGCCAACTTTGAGATACCCACGATAAAAGAGGCAATACCTTTATTTAAACGATTGCTTAACACTTATGTGGTTGTTCCGGCATATAACGAAGAGAAGACCATTGAAATGGTCCTAGAAAGGTTACTAGAATACTTCAAGAAAAGTGAGATTATAGTAATAAATGATGGAAGCAAAGATAGAACAAAAGAAATCGCAGAGAGAAAAGGAGTTGTAGTACTGAGTCATTTAGTAAACAGAGGACTAGGCGGTGCCCTCGGTACAGGGATAAAATATGCGCTCCTTAAGGGCGCAGAGGTTGTCTTAACTTTCGATGCTGATGGACAACATCGGATAGAGGATGCCTTGAAAGTCATGAAACCTGTGATTGAGGGGAAAGTAGATTTTGCGGTTGGATCTAGGCTAAAAGGAGATGTCACTCAAATGCCCTTTGTAAAACGCCTTGGAAACTCCATATTGGATTTTATAACTGCAGCTTTCGCAGGAAAGTATGTCACTGATTCTCAAAGTGGGCTAAGATGCTTAAATAGAAAATGTGCCTCAAAATTGAGAATAACGTGTGATAGATACGCTGTTTCAAGTGAGATAATAATAGAAGCCGCTAAAAATGGGTGCAAAATTAGTGAAGTTCCAATAAAAGCTGTTTACACAGAATATACTAAAAAGAAGGGGACAAACATCATAGAAGGAATTAAAATCGCCTTCGATTTGATTATAGAGAAGTTGAGGTGATTAAGATGTACGTCATCCAATATATTGCTATCCTCGCATCTTTGGGAATTATGGTATATGTGTTAGGAAAATATGGAAAAAAAGAAATGACATGGCAAGGATTTATTTTCTGGGAATCCCTCTTGATAATCATGCTAATAATCTCTTTAAAGCCTATTGAGACATCAATCTTCATAAAAAACTTATTAGGACTCGGAAGGGGATTAGATGCCCTGTTTGTAGTATTGATTGGGCTTAACTATATTCTCATGTTCAGGATATACATGAGAATAGATAAAACCGAAAGGGAAATAACGGAACTCACTAGAAAAATGGCTATTGAGCTTCAAGAAATCAAAGAAGATCTAAAAAAACTTGAAAAATAGTTTACTCTGTCAAAAGATCCTCCCTAAAGAGTTCGTCCAAAAATATTTTAACTCTCTCTTTAGGAACCTTGAATTGCCTTATTTTTACAATACCCTTTTTTTGGGCCTCTTTTAGGAGAATTTCAGTAGCTTTATTTGGATACATCTCTTCATAGACTATCTCCTTAACTCCTGCATTAATTAACAACTTAAAGCAAGTATCACAGGGAAAGTGAGTTACATATACCGTAGCTCCTTCCAAACTTATTCCCTTCCTAGCGGCCATTGCTATAACATTTTGTTCTGCATGAACTGCTCTGTGACAATGCCCATCTACTAATAAACACCCCACATCAATACAATGCTCCATATTTCTAGGTGCTCCATTGTATCCAGTAGCTAAAATATATCCATCCTTAACAGCCACAGCCCCGACCCTGAGTCTTGGACAGGTTGCTCTAAGCCCCACAAGTTTCGCAATAAGCATAAAGTACTCATCCTTTGTAGGACGTACGTTCTTTATGTGTTCTGCTTTTTTCTTGTTGAGAATTATCTCTACTTCCATAATCTCCCCCCATACAAAAATGGTAAAAACTTTAAAAGAATTTTTCAAAATTAATTGAAGATTCTTTCTCTTAAAGTCATTGCATCAACTTCCGCCATTATTCTCCAAATCCTCTCATCATAACTAGGATGGGTAGTGAAAAATGGTTTTTGTGACTTTCTTTCAATACTTGGCTCTATTGAAGGCAACACTGGATCCTTAACAGTAGTTCTTAGATCTTCATAATATTTCAATTCTTCGAGGGCTTCTTTTAATGCCAAAGGTTTTGAAACTAGTCTCAGTGCAGTCTCATCCGCCTTGAACTCTCTTTTTCTTAGATGACGTGACCTCTCAACTTCATAAGCAATGTAGAGCAATATCGAAACTACACTCACTAATAAACTCTTGGAAAATACTGTATTCAACAAAACCAGACTAAGCATGAGATACCTTAGGTAGGAAATTAATGGAAACATAAGAGTATCACTATTCTTGATGTGCCCTATCTCATGAGCAGCCACGGCAAGAATTTCCTCCTCATCAAGCACTTCAAAAAGGCCTAATGAAAGGACAATTGAATTTCCAAAGGAGTATGCATTCGGGATGTAATCATCAAGTATATAAATTTCTGGAGGTGCTATACCCGCTTTGTTTGCCATTCTCATTATCCCATCATAAAGCCACGGCATATCCTCAAAAGAAAGGAGTCTCTGATCCCTTTGGAGAGACCGTCTAATTGTCCAGAAGTAAAGGCCCACAAGAATAAATATTGTGAGTAGAGTAACAGCTAGGCCAATCCTACCCAGATATAATAAGGTTATCAATAGTTGGGCCAAAAATATCAGCTTAAGCATTAACTATCACTTCTTTATTTTTGATAAATATGCTACAGTGGCTTCTTTAAAGTTGTTCATGAGTGCATTGAGTATACTCTCAACTACTTTCCGTTCAAATTCCTCTTTACTTGTTACAACGCTGTATACGTACTTCATTCCGCCCCTTCCAGTATCCACGCTTCTTTTTAATAGCCCCCTTTCACAGAGCCTGTTCATTAATATGCTCACAGTGGAACGTCTTAAGGTTTTATGAGTTTCTTTAAGATACTCATAGACCTCCCCAGCAGTGGCTACTTTGACTTTCCACATATACTCCATAATCTCCGCTTCCATAGGAGGAAGAATCGCCTTCAACCCATCTTCATTTATTTTGAACTCATGAGGTTCCATGGAACATCTCCTCTCGGGTCTATTTTCTGCTAACCATTCTATTATTATCAGCACCCATACATAAATTTTTGGGTTATAAATAATACGTTAGAAAAGCCCTTTTGGCGGGCCGGGGGGGATTCGAACCCCCGACCTGCGGATTAAGAGTCCGCCGCTCTAACCATGCTAAGCTACCGGCCCACACCCAATCCAATAGGGATTGAAGCCCACTTATAAACCTTTCGGTTAAAGAAGACAGAAAAATTTATAAACAAACTAAGAAGACAAATAAACGGCGCTCTTGCGGGGGTTGCCGAGCCTGGTCAAAGGCGCGGGATTGAGGGTCCCGTCCCGTAGGGGTTCCGGGGTTCAAATCCCCGCCCCCGCACCAAAAATGGCCCTTCTGCGGTGATAAAAATTAGAATTAAGAGAAAATAAAGGAGATCTATTTATCAAAATTTTTCTCTGTATAGCTTGGCAATTCTCTCAATTCCAATCGAAATATCTTCCTTGCTCGGTCTTGAGAAATTGAGTCTAATCGCATTCTTTCCAGTATCATCAGTGTAGAAAGGTTCTCCTGGAACCACTACAACACCTTCCTTCCCCATTAATTCACTAGCAAAAGCAATTCCATTTGCCTCCTCTGGTAAAAAGAGCATTACAAACATCCCTGCAATGGGCCTTGTAAATTCAGCGTTTGGTAAATGCTCCTCAAGAGCCGTTAGCATAATATCCCTCTTCTCCTTATAGCCCAAAAGAGCCCCTTTAAGGTGATATTTTTCGAAATATCCCCTCCTTAAATATTCTAGGGCTATATATTGAGAAATAGCTGGGGCACAAAAATCAATGGGTTGTTTTTGCATAAGGACTTTCTTGAGGATCTCTCCTTCAGCTATTACCCATCCAATCCTGAAACCAGTTCCAAGAACTTTGCTTAAGGTTCCAGCAACGATTACTCTCCCATCTTTATCTAAGGCTTTTAAGGGGAGTATGTTCTCTCCCTCATACCTCATGAAATTATAAGCTGTGTCCTCAATTATCAAAAGATCATATTCCGAAGCTATCTCAAGCAATGCCTTCCTTCTCTCCATGCTCATGGTAATCCCCATAGGATTTTGACCCGTTGGGATCGTATAAATGAACTTGATCTTCTGTCCTTTAGTTTTGAGCTCTTTAATCTTCTCCTCTAGAAGATCTACTCTCATCCCATCGTTATCAACTGAAACTCCTTCAATTTTTGCTCCTAATTGCTCAAAGGCCAGAAGAGTGTTTATGTATGATGGATTTTCTGTGAGGATTACATCACCAGGATCAATGAGAATTCTTCCCAATAAATCTAAAGCTCCTGTCCCACCTATTGTAATGACTATATTCTCAGGAGATACTTCCAGCTGATCATGTTTTTTCAGAAATGAGGCAATCTCTTCTCTCAATTCTGGGATTC
Protein-coding regions in this window:
- a CDS encoding DUF2304 domain-containing protein, with protein sequence MYVIQYIAILASLGIMVYVLGKYGKKEMTWQGFIFWESLLIIMLIISLKPIETSIFIKNLLGLGRGLDALFVVLIGLNYILMFRIYMRIDKTEREITELTRKMAIELQEIKEDLKKLEK
- a CDS encoding DHHA1 domain-containing protein, which translates into the protein MDKNAFLDKVREGAELIKMHIELGHTIRIISHRDADGITAGAILAKAIAREGTNFHLSIVKQLSEDIIKELAEENQKIYVFSDLGSGSISLIEKYLADATVVIADHHPPEDGEIEQENHVLVNPTQFGADSVRDLSGSGVAYFIAKALNEKNGDLSYLALVGAVGDMQEVDGQFHGMNIEIIEDAKELDLIEVQKEIRLFGRETRTLSQMLAYASNPELPGITGDIRNAIEFLRSKGFDPDMNYWQLKEEEKRRLHDVLVIHLIKNNASKEDIDRLIGDVILIKKYPEGDPRHEAREFATLLNATGRLNMGTLGVAICLGDEKAFKDALKLVDEYKREQIEMRRYLIQNWNSAIEKDHAYVFYAGKNIKDTMVGIAATMAINAQLARAEKPVIVLADSEEDGLIKGSARTTKKGIEKGYDLGEALRKAAEVLGGEGGGHAIAAGIRIPKDRLDEFTELIDKLLGEQNSRGEKNEN
- a CDS encoding M48 family metallopeptidase, with protein sequence MLKLIFLAQLLITLLYLGRIGLAVTLLTIFILVGLYFWTIRRSLQRDQRLLSFEDMPWLYDGIMRMANKAGIAPPEIYILDDYIPNAYSFGNSIVLSLGLFEVLDEEEILAVAAHEIGHIKNSDTLMFPLISYLRYLMLSLVLLNTVFSKSLLVSVVSILLYIAYEVERSRHLRKREFKADETALRLVSKPLALKEALEELKYYEDLRTTVKDPVLPSIEPSIERKSQKPFFTTHPSYDERIWRIMAEVDAMTLRERIFN
- a CDS encoding 30S ribosomal protein S15; translated protein: MARLHARKRGKSGSKKPPRTAPPTWVEYTAEEVENLVIKLRKEGYSAAMIGTILRDQYGIPSVRLITGKKITQILDENGLAPELPEDLMFLIRKAVKLRKHLEQHPKDLHSRRGLQLTESKIRRLVKYYRRTGKLPAKWRYDPEQAKLLVR
- a CDS encoding MraY family glycosyltransferase, with translation MITAVVGIFLSLILTPYIASLMREAGILGRDIHKLDKPEIPEMGGIVFLISLPLSLLIILNETIGKAILIFVLFGIIGILDDITRLKQSHKVVLSLLASLLVFSLPLSTNVDLLLFSIELGVLYYIFSVLFITGAANLVNLLAGFNGLEVGTSTIALFFLGLMTSGSAQVLAFTGAAVGLGFLWWNKYPAKIFPGDTGTLSLGALIGIVGILGKVELFVAILLLPHFVDFLLKTKIRFKGRPLGKTEVQKDGTLKAPPYLTFLGLIMRMKKVKEYQLVAIVWTIETFLGIIALLLQSL
- a CDS encoding glycosyltransferase — its product is MDIQLVVFDLDGTLIGAPMDFKEIKERLRNKLLEEGIPKELIGNLTPMYETLIRISQKTGIDFEYLHSFLVELEIERAKESYLFEGTRKLLEFLRDNGIKLALMTRSSRKATEFTLKKHEIMNLFDLIVTRDDVPWKEVKPNNGHLQAILDHFKIPSTKTVVVGDHGYDLIPAKALGTLSVLVTSNESGRMSFQIDEKANFEIPTIKEAIPLFKRLLNTYVVVPAYNEEKTIEMVLERLLEYFKKSEIIVINDGSKDRTKEIAERKGVVVLSHLVNRGLGGALGTGIKYALLKGAEVVLTFDADGQHRIEDALKVMKPVIEGKVDFAVGSRLKGDVTQMPFVKRLGNSILDFITAAFAGKYVTDSQSGLRCLNRKCASKLRITCDRYAVSSEIIIEAAKNGCKISEVPIKAVYTEYTKKKGTNIIEGIKIAFDLIIEKLR
- a CDS encoding PLP-dependent aminotransferase family protein; protein product: MEYTKYLAGRANWIKGSALAEVMKKAAELQKKGTKLISLAAGDPDPDLIPRKVLGEIAKEILEKEAKSVMYTPANGIPELREEIASFLKKHDQLEVSPENIVITIGGTGALDLLGRILIDPGDVILTENPSYINTLLAFEQLGAKIEGVSVDNDGMRVDLLEEKIKELKTKGQKIKFIYTIPTGQNPMGITMSMERRKALLEIASEYDLLIIEDTAYNFMRYEGENILPLKALDKDGRVIVAGTLSKVLGTGFRIGWVIAEGEILKKVLMQKQPIDFCAPAISQYIALEYLRRGYFEKYHLKGALLGYKEKRDIMLTALEEHLPNAEFTRPIAGMFVMLFLPEEANGIAFASELMGKEGVVVVPGEPFYTDDTGKNAIRLNFSRPSKEDISIGIERIAKLYREKF
- a CDS encoding SPOUT family RNA methylase, with protein sequence MKFLIKTQKDMEAVAANYIKDLLDETEIWVTPQGYSGLVLVDTKDPKAEEKFFEIPEIERVIPILFEVPATLDAIVSVAEEIAKHIREEETFAVKTKRRGKHEFSSIDVNITLGGKIRELTNATVDLSFPDKTVLVEIIGERAYISIAGKEEWKKFTPEKINARKLFKKVTIVQMPYWGDYKACKNFGEKIGRAVQAFEVKELIIAPKEKMNAYELMEFIKGIRTGQESRYQIQKEAYPWKVEKVPISVWDLYQVIRDKRRSKRLLIITDPKGNTIPEVKENLAKDLYYAKEVVIFIGSREGIPRGLFKYADYVLDLAPYMTFATEHGIPAVLIALWTIYEEELRKKGTKGE
- a CDS encoding deoxycytidylate deaminase, coding for MEVEIILNKKKAEHIKNVRPTKDEYFMLIAKLVGLRATCPRLRVGAVAVKDGYILATGYNGAPRNMEHCIDVGCLLVDGHCHRAVHAEQNVIAMAARKGISLEGATVYVTHFPCDTCFKLLINAGVKEIVYEEMYPNKATEILLKEAQKKGIVKIRQFKVPKERVKIFLDELFREDLLTE
- a CDS encoding 30S ribosomal protein S3ae is translated as MPRINPRKRAAAAKDKWKLKDWYIVYAPEFFGNVEIGLTPAADPEKVKGRVIETTLKDVTGDFTKGHVKLYFQIHDVKGQNAYTKFKGHKLSRSYIRSLVRRRTTRIDGIFNVTTKDGYKLRVMGMVIAIRRIQTSQERAIRDIMESIIRKKAEELNFTEFILEAVTGRMGAELAREAKKIYPLKRAEIRKIKVLAEPEA
- a CDS encoding KEOPS complex subunit Pcc1, which produces MKISARAEIVWEYENENVARAIAEAVDVDNLDLPENFKFKTYWKDGRVITKVKYLGEIESLIVALDDLVFSIKIAEDVIKK
- the cas6 gene encoding CRISPR-associated endoribonuclease Cas6 encodes the protein MRIEIKLKPENKNLIVPFNYNDEIHNQLLEKIFLAAPDLAEILQTEYKDYFTFSRIMIREREIIPEEGIKVLSDDVSLYISSSLTEIIKAIAEGFVSNPILKVGNATFSMVNIEILREPQISEGTLFSTLSPIVVRTAKFEDNKVKIWDLYPNSPGFQDKLRKIMLTKFSEIYGKLPEDTDFHIDVIKFKPVRIKVGKTYYRGSLMVFRYYGSKEIAKFGYENGFGDKTSYGFGMVKVIEEEEQ
- a CDS encoding BlaI/MecI/CopY family transcriptional regulator produces the protein MEPHEFKINEDGLKAILPPMEAEIMEYMWKVKVATAGEVYEYLKETHKTLRRSTVSILMNRLCERGLLKRSVDTGRGGMKYVYSVVTSKEEFERKVVESILNALMNNFKEATVAYLSKIKK